The genomic region AAATGTTTAAGTTTTCCCATCGACTGAAGCCGTGAACACTCCCGTGCGGTCATGTAGCGTTTCTCCCAGCCAATGATTGGGACTTGAGTGGTTGTCATTGCGACAAGTGACGGCGAAGTGCTTGGACGCTTGATGCGGACGCCAGAAGCTCGGAACTGAATCACGTAATTCCAAATGTTGCGGGCTTCGCCCTGACAGTTCCACTCAAGTTTTTGGAGGCTAATCTGAAACTGCTGAATTTTGGGAAGCCAATTCTTCAGCTTGGCTTTGTGCTCCAGATAAAACTCACGGTTCTGTTTGATGAAAGTTTGTTTCCAGCGCGGAAAGGTTCCGACTGCGGAACGTGCGTGGCTTGGGACTGCTGCCAGGATGTCCTCCAGGGATAGTCGGCTCAAGGGCTGCCCAAATGAGCCATGCGTGGCGCGCGGTTTCTTGAGCGGCACTTCGCGCAGTGTCTCAGACGTGGTCGGGTAGGTTGCTCCAAACGACATGCTCCAAATTGGGAGGGGGGAGTGCTTTGAAGTCATCGTTCCAGTCCAACTTTGGCCGCAATGAAATGGCTATAGTGATCAAAAATGGGGCGAAAATCTGAAGGCTTGAACTCTGGGGCATGTTGGCTGATGCATCGTCTATTCAGGAGCTGCAACCTCTCTCGTTTCCCAACAATTCCTCACCTCTTCGTCGTCATGTTACGCTATCAACTATTTCCGCGCTCCGTTGGGTTGACGGAACGACTCAAGGAAATCATCACATGCTTTGAAGTCGTTTATGAGGACATAAAGAGCCCAGAAAACACACTGAATAGCAACGGGGTGCTTCAAAAGCTCAGGCCGTATTTGGAGAGAATCAATTTTACGATTGAATCGGGGAAACTAAGAGGTGAAAAGATTCCCGTTCCCGTTCTTTTTGGACTGAATAACCAGATCGATAAATATTTTGATGCTGATGGTCTCAGCAAGGACGGAACAATCGTTCTGGAGGTCGAGGCGGGACGAGCCGTGGTGAACTTCCAATTTTTGAAGGATATATTCCAAGCCTGCATGATGCATGGCGTTGAGTATTTGATCCTGGGCGTTCGCAACAACTACAGAGGAGGCGACGATTTTCAGAAGGTTCACGCCTTCTTGGAAACACTGTATATCAGCAGCCGATTAACCCTCCCAATTAAGGGGGTAGTGCTAATTGGCTATTAAACACTGGCAGGTTTCATCATGCCGGAGTGCTTCCAAGGAGCCCATCGCTTTGTAAGAATGCTGGAATAGCCA from Prosthecobacter sp. harbors:
- a CDS encoding DNA cytosine methyltransferase produces the protein MSFGATYPTTSETLREVPLKKPRATHGSFGQPLSRLSLEDILAAVPSHARSAVGTFPRWKQTFIKQNREFYLEHKAKLKNWLPKIQQFQISLQKLEWNCQGEARNIWNYVIQFRASGVRIKRPSTSPSLVAMTTTQVPIIGWEKRYMTARECSRLQSMGKLKHLPEGEAAFEALGNAVNVEVVTRILSQALRLLQ